The Amphiura filiformis chromosome 8, Afil_fr2py, whole genome shotgun sequence genomic sequence AAGTTGGCAAGTGAAACGACTGATTTAACTGCTGATTCAAACTTGCAGGGAGGGATCCTGGGGCGCGCTTTCGTTTATTGGACGTCGTCGAACTTTCGATTTGTTCCTAAGAAACTGAAATATTACAACATTAAGgggtgtggtatgaacgtttggacagtattttttgtgtgacattagagcacaccagacatataggattgaattctgaatacgaagaatgtccttctcatatccaataattttgatttttgaaattcgtgataaatacacattttaatttgtatggcaaatgattaaaaattgatatttttgatatttaacagtcctcaaagtaaactttataaatctaatgatatgtaagcctacttaaagtgtatgtatagttgggatgaaaagccgacgatcaattgaacattttgacccctCGTATTAAAGacatggattttcccccaaaacaccaataaaaaaaaaaaaagtcttttgggggaaaacgaatatatctttaataaaaaataaaaaataaataaatgtagatatttatatagcgctttatgccgcaaacagcctcaaagcgctttacatttattccgccgttattagaatatgtcggaaccacgtttgctgcctacaaatggcgcagggttcatcagtacaacgactgtgactacccctaacagcttcccattgcacctgggtggggtgaggcaagcgtgacaaagcgccttgcccaagggcgcaacacggtggcgggacgtggactcgaacccacgcacgtcaagcaagctctcagattatgagtccaaggccgtaaccactgagccatcgTGCCCTCTatgatatgaaaggtcaaaattttcagctgatcgtcggcttttcatcccagctacatacactttaagtacataattatCACAGTTTACTtcactgctaaatatcaaaaatttaaaaaatatcaaattttaataatttgtcataaaatttgtattatatcgcgaattaaaaaaaaaaatcaaaattatttgaaggaCATTCCCCGTATTCAAAATtcagttcgatatgtctggtgtgctctcatgtcccacaacaaaatactgtcgaaacgttcataccagacccttaaaagggcatttctgatccacagcctcatcccccacttttctcaaaaaagttgagatttttatatcactggaaacctctggctacataatgtttatgtacaaaatatttcttgccgattaattcgtttagcaaagatatcgtgaaatttgaatttcgttctggtgcaccagaacgaaattacaacgaattgtctatggagcagtgtaatacacataatcatgcataactcgcgaacgcaaaatcggaatcaactgaaattttgggaatagttttttttcgtggatatctactgaaaaatgacataaatagaggatgctaggatcacgaaatactcctttaagagatCATTGTTTCGGCCAAACCTGGGGCCAAACTTCTTTAACTTTGAAAACATCAGTATTTGCAAGAATATGATAAGGTCCGTTTTTTAACATTCCTAAGAAAATAGAAACAATGTGACCGATACAAATGATGTCATAGTTTTAAAAAATTGGCAACATACGGGTATTGACAAGTATACTACCGTGGACATCGCTTAAGTTGCAGACATTTTAACtcgtctttggtagatagcattcactAATTTGGCGGCGTTGTGGTACAATCTCATTTTCGAATATATATAAAGTCTTGATCTCAGAAGACACCGGTCCATTAAGATTTATTTGTTCgagttagtaggcctacatgtagcactGAGAATCTAACTGAATCCATGATTGAagtaaatatactgcgccaataaagtatccttacagttggaaaaataatcactattcccaaactgaacaatattggggtaaatttgttttcttaatagatgcactagctaatcctgcacattatgacaccacattgaatccaatgtgacttcaagaagcaaagttacaagcatttgattagacgaaggtccagttttgaaagtgacaaactggcctattcaaaactccacagactagacatctggtttgagagtggtgaatggctaatttatgcgtttggctttaatttaaaacaaaaggaacaaagaaaactgaaacaaaagaactgacaaataaaatgaaagttatgaaaagtacagagaagtaaaaactgaaataaaactgctttaaataacgcttcattgaagaaactgtgttgtctctttgtttcgcttgttggaatctttttgcgccttgtataggccaatttgtcacttttaaaactggaccttcgtctattcactTGCTTgtaacttcttgaggtcacattggattcaatgtggtgtcataatgtgcaagattagatagtgcatatattaaaaaaacaaattcaacccaatattgtccagttttgaaattgtgattatttatccaagtgtaaggatactttattggcgcagtatacatacccattataggcctactgaaaaccGATGTTTTCACCCGGTGTTTTCACCTATGGAAACAGTATGCTGCATGCAGCAAACCTTTCATGAGTAAACTCACGCATGACAAATTCTCGAGCCGGTTCGTTACGCAACCACATTTGATATGTAATCACAAAATAACAAAAGGCTCTTATGTTTTCACAGAGAGTCAAATGACCTGTGAAGGCTATAGTATGCTATTCATTCTAAAAGCAAACTCAAGGATCAAATATGAAGTATTAACatttaatttaggcctatacgTGTTGTTGGTCATGCATGTTAAGTTACATGTCAGATGGAGAAGGAAGTCATTGCATGGAGTGATATATATGTAGGAATAATATTATCAAGAATCTAAGTCTGTTCATCGGATTTTAGTCATTTCCATCTCCTCAAGATCGGAAGAATGTTATGAGGCATCAGAGAAACATACGTTTGCATACATGTATTATGATGAGCTCAATACATGTGTAAGTGGGCATCATCTATCAAGGAACTCATCGTGTGTGTAAAATGGCCTGTAGCTCCTAGTCATGCATGCATGTGACTACAATTCGCTACAAACAATTAAAATAGAGCATCACAGAGCATAGTCCATCTCTTCAGCATCTTGAGATCTAAATTTTATAGCCGCTCAGTGCTTCATATATTTTTCTATTGATCGTCAATAGTGTTATCTGCCCGTTATTTTGGATCTTCGAGATCTTCTCCAACATGTCCAAGGATCTTCTCTGGTAGAACTGGTAGAATGTATAGACTTCAGGGATAGACGGTGGACATATCGTTCTCAGTTTTAAGGCTATGGTAAGCTTGGGATTGGATCCGATGCATGGATGTCATCTATTTAGGAGGCCATAATAGTTATTAATACTGATATTATCATCGTCTGACATGCATGAAAAGATTGATTCTGAAAGCAGGTAGTTGTGTTTTCCAGGCAGCATCGAACTGATAATCTTGTTACACGTACCCGCCAAGATGCATCGATCATCAGAAACTTTCTCCATTCCTCATCTACGCCATGTACCAGGACCAAGaactttatttcatttcaaatatatagcaaTTTTGGCTTTTCTATTTGCATGTCTGTTATTATCTTTGCACGTTGCGTCATTTTTGGGTTATTCACAATCTGCACCTGCTGAATACGTTAGGAATTGCGACGACGAAGGTGTCATAAATAAGGTCGTTGAAGGTAAGTTTAATATCAAAAACCCGGATGTAAGAAATTAATTATTGGAAAGGCTTTTAACACGAGTCTCCACGTACAcaaattgaaaaaattgaaaaaaatcactgaccatccaggatttgaacctgggacctgttcggatcaccggaccgatgctctaccatgGTGCTATATAACGAATCACGTCCTTCCCCAattgactcattagctcagttgatagagcatcggtccggtgatccgaaggtcccaggttcataTCCTGGATGGTCAGTAGAATATTTCAGTGGATGTCATTTATGTATGGaggtggagacttgtgttaaaaactttctcataaataatgtcttattgatgtgtttttttttataaataaataagtaaataaataaataaatttaatgttACAGAATGGAAAGAATGAAcaagagaaagaaagaacatATTGAAAGAAGAAATACGATCGAATGGAAACAATATAAAGGAATCATACAATAAAAATTATCATGCGTTTTAATTTATACAATCCAGAAAATGATGGATGGAAAAATAGGAAAGAAACAGGAAGAAATGACGAAAGTTAAAGAGAAAAGAAACGGACTGATGACGGAAAGATTATTTAGATGGAAAGAATAAACATGAATGTATTTTATTCTATACAGCCCAGAAAACTTGGTTGAAAGGTGAATTGAACAATGTCATCCTCCACATTTCTAACTTATCGCGAGAAGGCATCAGAATCGTTGAAAAACGTGACCAGCCCATTATTAGACATAACGAGCAAGTTGAAGATGTTGAAGATGGGAAAGCTGTGAAAACAGGAGAGTATGGCAATTTTGCATCACACTCGAATGATTATCAACTGGTGAACAAGGATTATGCTCAACCGGTTGATGACAACGGTAGGTTTAAGGTTGTTAATTATTTTAAAGTGTtgtaatttggtagttcacagcatcgtacgaatggtggtgagctttggcaaaaactgcattgctcaattcatagcgagtgtatagaagaattaaaatatcacagatatacttttataggtgctgcggttcttgagttacgttgtaaagaaggctgaaacaacaacacttttgtaaaacgtacataacaacaataaattaagcaagtttgcaaagtattcaatttgtagaatgaacttttgcaaaacatcaagatgttatttttcaataatatattgatctagataatgaaaatcgatttttaggttgcttcgaccaacaatacctcgtctacccttaagtttaAGTTTCTAAGAACGTGTAGtgaaaaaagaaagtaaaaaaaaaaaagtttaattaaCAAAATTATGCTACTTTTAAATAAGAATCGCATAATCTACTCCGTCAACGTGAGGTGCTCATGCGTCAAACTTTAAAATAATATGTGTGCCTCCCACATACACACTACTAGCTTCAGAACAAATTGACGCCCCTACAAAGATCCTTTTATGATTCCTTTAATAATATTAAGGTTTATCCAGATGAACCTTTTGGGACCTTGTTTTTCTTTCTTGGAGTGTACTTATATCTTCATGCTTCCTCCTACAGATCTAGATGAACCACGTGCTGACAGTGGCAACAACGAGGtatcaatgaatgttgaagaCGAAGAGCAAGCGGCAGAATTTAAACTCTGGAAGAAAAAGGACAAAGATAACGTGTTTGGAATCTTCAAAGATTTAAGAAATGTACTGAACTCAACCATCGACAAAATACTTCCACCTCCAGGAACGATTGCCCGCGATCCAATTCGACCATTGACGATTCTATCATCTGTGAACGCTGGTTTTCTCGATTTCACTGTGAATTGGATAATGAGCATGAAACAGATTGGTATACGTCACAATGTCACTTTGATAGCGGAAGATCCTGTGGCGTATGAATATCTGGCAAAACGTT encodes the following:
- the LOC140159067 gene encoding uncharacterized protein isoform X2; this encodes MHRSSETFSIPHLRHVPGPRTLFHFKYIAILAFLFACLLLSLHVASFLGYSQSAPAEYVRNCDDEGVINKVVEAQKTWLKGELNNVILHISNLSREGIRIVEKRDQPIIRHNEQVEDVEDGKAVKTGEYGNFASHSNDYQLVNKDYAQPVDDNDEPRADSGNNEVSMNVEDEEQAAEFKLWKKKDKDNVFGIFKDLRNVLNSTIDKILPPPGTIARDPIRPLTILSSVNAGFLDFTVNWIMSMKQIGIRHNVTLIAEDPVAYEYLAKRYKRSSTISIVNTTKKFTSSKVLGFFTKEYLQLVNRRAEYMLHFLEQGIDVLHADVDEYWFRDPVSFIHAEYDIYDVWSSHGKDGPCPCFLYLKAKPNVISMVKDWSLRIQRKHGSENDQQSLAHVLWRYRVMPWQNGKRIFHKRLTDDLFPTGTVFFTPSWWKVNGRRIYVAHANRLGNHKKKTMFFREYRLWLVNPYTLNLPVTPDPL
- the LOC140159067 gene encoding uncharacterized protein isoform X1; amino-acid sequence: MHRSSETFSIPHLRHVPGPRTLFHFKYIAILAFLFACLLLSLHVASFLGYSQSAPAEYVRNCDDEGVINKVVEAQKTWLKGELNNVILHISNLSREGIRIVEKRDQPIIRHNEQVEDVEDGKAVKTGEYGNFASHSNDYQLVNKDYAQPVDDNDLDEPRADSGNNEVSMNVEDEEQAAEFKLWKKKDKDNVFGIFKDLRNVLNSTIDKILPPPGTIARDPIRPLTILSSVNAGFLDFTVNWIMSMKQIGIRHNVTLIAEDPVAYEYLAKRYKRSSTISIVNTTKKFTSSKVLGFFTKEYLQLVNRRAEYMLHFLEQGIDVLHADVDEYWFRDPVSFIHAEYDIYDVWSSHGKDGPCPCFLYLKAKPNVISMVKDWSLRIQRKHGSENDQQSLAHVLWRYRVMPWQNGKRIFHKRLTDDLFPTGTVFFTPSWWKVNGRRIYVAHANRLGNHKKKTMFFREYRLWLVNPYTLNLPVTPDPL